The sequence TCGTACGCGATCCCGCGCTTCCGGACCCGGGAGAGGAGCACCTCGGGGCGCGCCTGCAGGTAGATGACCAGGTCGGGCTTGGGGAGCGTGGAGACGAGCAGTTTGTAGATCGACTCGTAGAGGGAAACCTCGTCGTCCTCCAGGTTGATGAGGGCGAAGATCTTGTCCTTGGCCAGGATGTAGTCGCACACGACCCCCGCCTCGAACAGGTCGCCCTGGGCCAGCTCCTTCTGCTGGCGATACCGGGACAGCAGGAAGAAGAGCTGCGCCTGGAACGCGTATTTCCGGGGATTTTCGTAGAAACGCTCGAGAAACGGGTTGTTGGCCACCTCCTCCTTGACGAGGCGGGCGGCATACTTCTGGGCGAGGAGCTTGGCCAGCGAGGATTTCCCCACCCCGATGGCGCCTTCGATCGCGATG is a genomic window of Deltaproteobacteria bacterium containing:
- a CDS encoding deoxynucleoside kinase, which gives rise to MTDPKNPRYIAIEGAIGVGKSSLAKLLAQKYAARLVKEEVANNPFLERFYENPRKYAFQAQLFFLLSRYRQQKELAQGDLFEAGVVCDYILAKDKIFALINLEDDEVSLYESIYKLLVSTLPKPDLVIYLQARPEVLLSRVRKRGIAYERNISLDYLKTLSDAYNEYFFHYNETPLLVVNTSEIDFVESPRDLEHLVREVKSVKRGTQHYIPLGSR